The following are from one region of the Achromobacter xylosoxidans genome:
- the pstB gene encoding phosphate ABC transporter ATP-binding protein PstB, whose amino-acid sequence MDNPATATQPKVVTRDLCFYYKGVQALNNVNIELASNRVTALIGPSGCGKSTLLRIFNRIYAIYPGLEARGEVLLDNQNILDPEYSINRLRSKVGMVFQKPVPFPMSIYDNVAYAIRHYDRLPKAEMDVRVEAALRNAALWDEVKDKLEQNALGLSGGQQQRLCIARAIALSPDVLLLDEPTSALDPISTAKIEQLIAELKKDYTVLIVTHNMQQAARCSDYTGFMCAGELVEMGRTDDLFTKPKREQTSDYITGRFG is encoded by the coding sequence CTGGACAATCCGGCCACCGCGACGCAGCCTAAAGTGGTGACTCGCGACCTGTGCTTCTATTACAAGGGTGTCCAGGCGCTGAACAACGTCAATATCGAACTGGCTTCCAATCGCGTTACCGCGCTGATCGGCCCGTCCGGTTGCGGCAAGTCGACCCTTTTGCGTATCTTCAATCGTATCTACGCGATTTATCCAGGGTTGGAAGCGCGCGGCGAGGTTTTGCTCGACAACCAAAACATTCTGGACCCCGAGTATTCGATCAACCGCTTGCGTAGCAAGGTGGGGATGGTGTTCCAGAAACCGGTCCCGTTTCCGATGTCGATCTATGACAACGTCGCCTACGCAATCCGGCACTACGACCGCTTGCCCAAGGCCGAGATGGACGTCAGGGTGGAAGCGGCCTTGCGCAACGCCGCGCTCTGGGACGAGGTCAAGGACAAGCTGGAGCAGAACGCGCTGGGGCTGTCGGGCGGCCAGCAACAGCGGCTATGCATCGCCCGCGCAATTGCCCTGAGCCCCGACGTGTTGCTGCTGGATGAACCGACTTCCGCACTGGACCCGATCTCCACCGCAAAGATCGAACAGCTGATTGCCGAGCTGAAGAAGGACTACACCGTCCTGATCGTGACGCACAACATGCAACAGGCTGCGCGTTGCTCTGACTACACCGGGTTCATGTGCGCCGGCGAACTGGTCGAGATGGGCCGGACCGACGACCTGTTCACCAAACCGAAGCGTGAACAGACTTCCGACTACATCACCGGCCGCTTCGGCTAG
- a CDS encoding ArsR/SmtB family transcription factor encodes MEMKDAVKALAAIGHESRLAVYRLLVQAGPEGLPAGQLSEKTGIPPSSLSFHLKELVHAGLLTSRQEGRFVIYEARFESMAELLAYLTDNCCGGQPCAPTSVTACDPPAAARARRVNNLS; translated from the coding sequence ATGGAAATGAAAGATGCTGTCAAAGCCCTCGCCGCGATCGGGCATGAATCGCGCCTTGCCGTCTACCGCCTGCTGGTCCAGGCGGGGCCGGAAGGTCTGCCTGCCGGCCAACTGTCCGAAAAGACGGGCATCCCCCCCTCATCGCTTTCTTTTCACTTGAAAGAGCTGGTGCATGCCGGCTTGTTGACGTCGCGGCAGGAAGGAAGGTTTGTCATCTATGAAGCTCGATTCGAGTCGATGGCGGAACTGTTGGCCTACCTGACTGATAACTGCTGCGGCGGCCAACCTTGTGCCCCGACAAGCGTCACCGCTTGTGACCCACCTGCAGCCGCTCGCGCGCGGCGCGTGAACAACCTCTCTTGA
- a CDS encoding arsenate reductase ArsC, protein MTEKVYNVLFLCTGNSARSIMAEALLNTLGKGRFHAYSAGSYPGGTVNPFAIERIQVLNYPTDQLRSKSWDEFAAPDAPQMDFIITVCDNAAGEVCPVWPGQPISAHWGFEDPAAAEGTDEVKRRVFEKIFRQISARINIFANLPIAALDKAAIHRELKQIGESKPAE, encoded by the coding sequence ATGACCGAGAAAGTCTATAACGTTCTATTTTTGTGCACCGGCAATTCGGCGCGCAGCATCATGGCGGAAGCCTTGCTCAATACGCTGGGGAAGGGCCGCTTCCATGCGTACAGCGCGGGCAGCTATCCGGGTGGCACCGTGAATCCGTTCGCGATCGAGCGGATTCAAGTGCTGAACTACCCGACGGACCAACTGCGCAGCAAAAGCTGGGACGAATTCGCCGCGCCGGACGCACCCCAGATGGATTTCATCATCACCGTGTGCGACAACGCCGCCGGCGAAGTCTGCCCGGTCTGGCCAGGCCAGCCGATCTCTGCCCATTGGGGCTTCGAAGATCCCGCCGCCGCCGAGGGCACCGATGAAGTGAAGCGCCGCGTCTTCGAAAAAATCTTTCGGCAGATCTCCGCCCGCATCAATATTTTTGCCAACCTGCCCATCGCGGCCCTGGATAAGGCAGCGATCCATCGCGAGTTGAAGCAGATTGGTGAAAGCAAGCCGGCCGAGTAA
- the arsD gene encoding arsenite efflux transporter metallochaperone ArsD: MKTIQIFDPALCCSTGVCGVDVDQALVTSAADIDWAKRQGANIERVNLAQQPLEFAQNAVVSAFLTRSGAEALPLTLVDNEIALAGRYPTREELVRWTGIEAPADAKPQSGCCGGNRTC, from the coding sequence ATGAAAACCATACAGATATTTGACCCGGCCCTGTGCTGCAGCACAGGCGTGTGTGGCGTGGACGTGGATCAGGCCTTGGTAACGAGCGCGGCCGATATCGATTGGGCGAAGCGGCAAGGCGCAAACATCGAGCGGGTGAACCTGGCCCAACAACCGCTGGAGTTCGCGCAGAACGCGGTGGTCAGCGCGTTTCTGACGCGTTCAGGCGCCGAAGCGCTTCCTTTGACCTTGGTTGATAACGAGATTGCGTTGGCCGGCAGATACCCCACGCGCGAGGAACTCGTGCGATGGACAGGTATCGAAGCCCCCGCCGACGCCAAACCGCAGTCGGGTTGTTGCGGCGGCAATCGCACCTGCTAA
- the arsA gene encoding arsenical pump-driving ATPase gives MNFLNAAPRFFFFTGKGGVGKTSLACAAAVLLAEQGRRVLLVSTDPASNVGQVFGVDIGNHITAIAAVRNLSALEIDPQGAAQQYRDRIVNPVRGVLPDDVVRGIEESLSGACTTEIAAFDEFTSLLTDSSLTSDFDHVIFDTAPTGHTIRLLQLPGAWSSFLDAGQGDASCLGPLAGLEKQRSQYREAVAALADPQRTRLVLVARAQRATLEEAARTSLELAGIGLLQQHLVINGVLPAAAVQHDDLAAAVYAREQAAIEAMPAPLVALPKDQVTLKAFNVVGLEALRHLLTDAALDADEPNRVDVPKIEAPDLASLVDGIAADGHGLVMVMGKGGVGKTTLAAAIAVNLAERGLAVHLTTSDPAAHLARTLEGTLPNLTVSRIDPRVETERYQQHVLATKGAKLDAHGKALLEEDLRSPCTEEIAVFGAFSRIVREAGTKFVIMDTAPTGHTLLLLDATGAYHRDIARQMSGSNVHYTTPMMQLQDPTQTKVLLVTLAETTPVLEAANLQEDLRRAGIEPWAWLVNSSIAAAGPTSALLRQRAFNELREMDGIAKQHAKRYAVVPLLKTEPVGIERLRQLASHHHDAAPSLA, from the coding sequence ATGAACTTTCTAAATGCAGCTCCCCGGTTTTTCTTCTTTACCGGCAAAGGCGGGGTCGGCAAGACCTCGCTGGCTTGCGCGGCGGCCGTCTTGCTGGCGGAGCAGGGCAGGCGAGTGCTGTTGGTCAGCACCGATCCCGCATCGAACGTGGGCCAGGTATTCGGCGTTGACATCGGCAACCACATCACCGCGATTGCCGCCGTGCGCAACCTGTCGGCGCTGGAAATTGACCCGCAAGGCGCGGCCCAACAGTACCGGGACCGAATCGTGAACCCGGTGCGCGGCGTCTTGCCCGACGATGTGGTGCGGGGCATTGAAGAATCCTTGTCGGGCGCCTGCACCACGGAGATTGCGGCGTTTGACGAGTTCACCTCTTTGCTGACGGACTCAAGCCTGACGTCGGACTTCGATCACGTCATTTTCGACACGGCGCCCACCGGGCATACCATCCGCCTGCTGCAGTTGCCGGGAGCCTGGAGCAGCTTTCTGGACGCTGGCCAAGGCGATGCGTCATGCCTGGGGCCGCTGGCCGGCCTGGAAAAGCAACGTTCCCAGTACCGCGAAGCGGTCGCGGCGTTGGCGGACCCGCAACGCACGCGCCTGGTGCTGGTCGCGCGCGCGCAGCGGGCCACGCTGGAAGAGGCCGCGCGGACCAGCCTGGAGTTGGCGGGCATCGGGCTGTTGCAGCAGCACCTGGTCATTAATGGTGTCCTGCCTGCCGCGGCCGTCCAGCATGACGATCTGGCCGCGGCCGTCTATGCCCGAGAGCAGGCAGCCATCGAAGCCATGCCCGCACCGCTTGTGGCCTTGCCCAAGGACCAGGTCACCTTGAAAGCCTTCAACGTCGTTGGGCTGGAAGCCTTGCGCCACCTGCTCACCGACGCCGCGCTTGATGCCGACGAGCCGAACCGTGTTGACGTTCCCAAGATCGAAGCCCCTGATCTGGCATCGCTGGTTGATGGCATTGCCGCCGACGGGCACGGCCTGGTCATGGTGATGGGCAAGGGCGGCGTGGGCAAAACCACGCTGGCCGCGGCGATCGCGGTCAACCTTGCGGAACGCGGCCTGGCGGTGCACCTGACCACGTCGGATCCCGCGGCGCATCTGGCACGCACGCTGGAAGGCACGCTACCCAATCTGACGGTCAGCCGCATTGACCCGCGAGTCGAAACCGAGCGCTACCAGCAGCACGTATTGGCGACCAAAGGCGCCAAGCTGGACGCGCACGGCAAGGCCTTGCTGGAAGAGGATTTGCGTTCGCCATGCACCGAGGAAATTGCCGTGTTCGGCGCGTTTTCCCGCATCGTGCGCGAGGCCGGCACCAAGTTCGTCATCATGGATACCGCGCCCACCGGCCACACCTTGCTGCTGCTGGATGCAACCGGCGCCTATCACCGGGACATCGCCCGCCAGATGTCGGGCAGCAATGTCCACTACACCACGCCGATGATGCAATTGCAGGACCCCACGCAGACCAAGGTGTTGCTGGTCACCCTGGCGGAGACCACGCCCGTGCTGGAAGCCGCCAATCTTCAGGAAGACCTGCGCCGCGCCGGCATCGAGCCCTGGGCCTGGCTGGTCAATAGCAGCATCGCCGCGGCGGGGCCGACATCGGCCTTGCTACGCCAACGCGCCTTCAATGAACTGCGCGAAATGGACGGCATCGCCAAGCAACACGCGAAGCGATACGCCGTCGTGCCATTGCTGAAGACCGAACCCGTCGGCATCGAGCGCCTGCGGCAATTGGCCAGCCACCATCATGACGCCGCGCCAAGCCTTGCGTAG
- a CDS encoding arsenic transporter produces MFAAIAIFVLTLVLVIWQPRGLGIGWSASLGAVVALIAGVVHIGDIPVVWNIVWNATATFIAVIIISLLLDEAGFFEWAALHVARWGKGSGRALFALIVLLGAAVAALFANDGAALILTPIVMAMLLALGFSPAATLAFVMAAGFIADTASLPLIVSNLVNIVSADFFDIGFNRYAAVMVPVNFVAVAATLAVLMLYFRKSIPARYDAGQLKQPVAAIRDAGTFRAGWVVLVLLLIGFFGLEPLGVPVSAVAAAGAAILLLVAGRGHIISTRKVIREAPWQIVIFSLGMYLVVYGLRNAGLTQYLADLLSGFAEQGIWTATIGTGLVAAFLSSIMNNMPTVLVGALSIDASQASGVVREAMVYANVIGSDLGPKITPIGSLATLLWLHVLERKGTVISWGYYFKVGIVLTLPVLLVTLAVLAIRLG; encoded by the coding sequence ATGTTTGCTGCAATAGCAATTTTTGTTCTAACGCTCGTGCTCGTGATCTGGCAGCCCCGTGGCCTGGGGATCGGGTGGAGCGCCAGTTTGGGCGCGGTCGTTGCGCTTATCGCCGGCGTGGTGCACATCGGCGACATCCCGGTGGTGTGGAATATTGTCTGGAACGCCACCGCCACCTTTATTGCCGTCATCATCATCAGCCTGTTGCTGGACGAGGCGGGCTTTTTTGAATGGGCTGCGTTGCATGTGGCACGATGGGGCAAAGGTAGCGGCCGGGCGTTGTTCGCGCTGATCGTCTTGCTGGGCGCGGCGGTCGCTGCGCTCTTTGCGAACGACGGCGCCGCGCTGATCCTGACTCCCATCGTCATGGCCATGTTGCTGGCGCTGGGCTTCAGCCCCGCCGCCACCTTGGCCTTCGTGATGGCGGCAGGCTTCATCGCGGATACCGCCAGCTTGCCGTTGATTGTGTCCAATCTGGTGAATATCGTTTCCGCCGACTTCTTCGACATCGGCTTCAACCGTTATGCCGCGGTGATGGTGCCTGTCAATTTCGTTGCGGTGGCAGCGACCTTGGCGGTGCTGATGCTGTATTTTCGCAAAAGCATTCCCGCGCGGTACGACGCTGGCCAGCTCAAGCAGCCCGTGGCTGCCATCCGCGACGCGGGTACCTTTCGCGCCGGCTGGGTCGTGCTGGTGTTACTGCTGATCGGTTTTTTCGGCCTGGAGCCACTGGGCGTGCCAGTTAGCGCCGTGGCGGCCGCCGGCGCGGCAATCCTTCTGCTGGTTGCGGGCCGTGGCCATATCATTAGCACCCGCAAGGTCATACGCGAAGCCCCGTGGCAGATCGTTATCTTCTCGTTGGGGATGTACCTGGTCGTTTACGGCCTGCGCAACGCCGGGCTGACCCAATATCTGGCTGATCTGCTGAGCGGGTTCGCGGAGCAGGGGATCTGGACTGCCACGATCGGTACGGGCCTGGTGGCGGCATTCCTGTCGTCCATCATGAATAACATGCCGACCGTGCTGGTAGGCGCCTTGTCGATTGATGCCAGCCAGGCCAGTGGCGTTGTCAGGGAAGCGATGGTCTACGCCAATGTGATCGGGAGCGATCTGGGGCCGAAGATCACCCCGATCGGGAGCCTGGCGACTTTGCTTTGGCTGCATGTGCTGGAACGCAAAGGCACCGTGATCTCGTGGGGCTATTACTTCAAAGTTGGCATTGTGCTGACGCTGCCGGTGCTTCTGGTGACGCTGGCTGTATTGGCAATAAGGCTAGGGTAA
- a CDS encoding IS1182 family transposase, whose amino-acid sequence MKRFIEGEVRTQVTLLPECLDDYIDEDNPIRIVDVFVDEIDLLSLGFSGVDPAATGRPAYHPAVLLKLYIYGYLNRIQSSRRLEREAQRNIELMWLIGRLAPHFKTIADFRRNNGVGIRNVCKRFIAMCRQLKIFSQAMVAIDGIKFKAVNSRDRNVTPGKIDRRQEQIEQSIQRYLDALATADRTQPAEAEAKTDRLREKIRKLREQMQQLDGMKEQLKSLPDGQISLTDPDARSMMSQATGSGLVGYNVQTAVDAEHHMIVAHEVTNIGNDRAQLSKMASAAGEEMGHQNLQAFADRGYFNGPEIKACEDAGIAVFVPKPMTSNAKAEGRFDKTDFIYIAQDDEYQCPAGERAIHRFATVEKGLDLHIYWPSACPRCPLKQQCTTSSYRRIRRWEHEDVLERVQERLDRKPDAMTLRRRTVEHVFGTLKHWMGSTHFLTRTLAHVSTEMSLYVLAYNLKRLMRVLGIAGTMKAMRSVGA is encoded by the coding sequence ATGAAGCGATTCATCGAAGGCGAAGTCCGAACCCAGGTCACATTATTGCCAGAATGCCTGGACGACTACATCGACGAGGACAATCCGATACGGATTGTCGATGTCTTCGTCGATGAGATTGATCTCCTGTCGCTCGGTTTTAGTGGCGTCGATCCTGCTGCTACGGGTCGGCCCGCCTATCACCCCGCCGTTCTGCTGAAGCTCTATATCTACGGGTACCTTAACCGTATCCAGTCCAGTCGTCGTTTGGAGCGGGAAGCCCAACGCAATATTGAGTTGATGTGGCTGATTGGCCGGCTGGCTCCACACTTCAAGACTATCGCCGACTTCCGCCGCAACAACGGCGTCGGCATACGCAATGTCTGCAAACGCTTTATCGCCATGTGCAGGCAATTGAAGATCTTCTCGCAAGCCATGGTTGCCATCGACGGCATCAAGTTTAAAGCAGTCAACAGTCGCGACCGCAACGTGACTCCAGGCAAAATCGACCGGCGCCAGGAACAGATCGAACAGAGCATTCAGCGTTACCTTGATGCACTGGCGACCGCCGACCGCACCCAGCCAGCGGAAGCCGAGGCCAAGACCGATCGGCTACGGGAGAAAATACGAAAGTTGCGCGAACAGATGCAGCAACTCGACGGGATGAAGGAGCAGTTAAAGAGCCTGCCCGACGGACAGATATCCCTCACAGATCCCGACGCGCGCTCAATGATGTCCCAAGCCACGGGGTCAGGCCTGGTCGGCTACAACGTCCAGACTGCTGTTGACGCAGAGCACCACATGATTGTTGCGCACGAGGTGACGAACATAGGCAACGATCGTGCGCAGCTAAGCAAGATGGCGAGTGCTGCCGGTGAAGAAATGGGGCACCAGAACTTGCAAGCATTCGCGGATCGGGGCTACTTCAATGGCCCAGAGATCAAGGCCTGCGAGGATGCTGGAATAGCGGTATTTGTACCCAAGCCAATGACATCGAACGCCAAGGCGGAGGGGAGATTCGACAAGACCGACTTCATATATATCGCGCAGGACGACGAATATCAGTGCCCGGCAGGCGAGCGCGCGATCCATAGATTCGCTACGGTGGAGAAGGGACTTGATCTGCACATTTACTGGCCCAGCGCTTGCCCCCGATGCCCGCTCAAACAACAGTGCACGACCAGCAGCTATCGACGTATCCGCCGATGGGAGCATGAAGATGTGTTGGAGCGAGTTCAGGAACGTCTTGATCGTAAGCCCGACGCGATGACGTTGCGGCGCCGCACCGTCGAGCACGTATTCGGCACGCTGAAACACTGGATGGGTTCAACACACTTCCTGACCCGGACGTTGGCGCATGTGAGTACCGAGATGAGCCTGTATGTGCTTGCCTATAACCTCAAGCGGCTAATGCGCGTTTTGGGTATCGCGGGAACGATGAAAGCAATGAGATCGGTGGGGGCATGA
- a CDS encoding SAVED domain-containing protein has protein sequence MRQLIHKFFSRLIDYVFYRPRTFGPRLVGFGVAIILATIGVSWIAKLSYRSSDAEWSFAVSTGDSVSQFLSNFAYCIGALLIAIGLVVYLLDFWRESRKNSRQIAIVVELRGLHLSPDTPAKDADLGPLPSNRNWVLLDFRPSAEGERVSPKLLLQKLSTLRSSVETLSAGRDSSDVSVAVGGLAAVPALFLAGMLLEDESRIAIYDWDRNTGHWRGIDGPDDSHRTLPLDVSELTLNQDEVVLAVSLSYPVDIPAVRKAFPGISVSHLQAVLLRTDVYWSEEKQRAIAASFRDAIQQLMEKGIRRIHLVLASPASLAIRLGTTYDERLMPELLVYQYERTDPVPYPWAVRMPDHGNAIPVAICTLTGAPI, from the coding sequence ATGAGACAACTCATTCATAAATTCTTCAGTCGTCTCATTGACTACGTTTTCTATCGGCCGCGGACGTTTGGACCCAGGCTGGTTGGATTTGGGGTAGCCATAATTTTGGCGACAATTGGCGTGAGCTGGATCGCGAAGCTCTCGTATCGAAGCTCCGACGCGGAGTGGTCATTCGCTGTTTCAACGGGCGACAGCGTTTCTCAATTTCTATCAAACTTCGCTTATTGTATTGGCGCCCTTCTCATCGCAATTGGACTAGTCGTTTACCTACTCGATTTTTGGCGCGAGTCGAGGAAGAACTCGCGTCAGATTGCCATTGTGGTTGAGCTCAGAGGACTCCATTTAAGTCCTGATACGCCAGCGAAAGATGCGGACCTTGGCCCGCTACCCAGCAATCGAAATTGGGTGTTGCTCGACTTCAGACCGAGTGCGGAAGGTGAACGAGTGAGTCCAAAACTTCTTCTTCAAAAGCTCTCGACACTTAGATCTTCAGTGGAAACGCTTTCCGCCGGTCGCGACAGTAGCGACGTTTCCGTTGCGGTAGGCGGCCTCGCAGCGGTCCCAGCATTATTTTTGGCCGGAATGCTGTTAGAGGATGAGTCTAGAATCGCGATTTACGACTGGGATCGAAATACTGGCCATTGGCGCGGAATTGATGGCCCGGACGACAGTCATCGAACGCTACCGTTAGATGTCAGCGAACTTACGTTGAATCAAGACGAAGTAGTTCTGGCGGTTTCGCTCTCTTATCCGGTGGACATACCTGCCGTAAGAAAAGCGTTCCCCGGTATTTCCGTTTCCCATCTGCAAGCGGTACTTTTACGCACAGATGTTTATTGGTCTGAAGAGAAGCAACGGGCAATCGCCGCGTCGTTCAGAGACGCGATCCAACAGTTGATGGAAAAGGGCATCAGGCGAATCCATCTCGTATTGGCTTCTCCTGCGAGCTTGGCAATTCGATTGGGTACGACTTACGACGAGCGCTTGATGCCGGAACTACTCGTGTACCAATACGAACGTACAGACCCCGTACCCTATCCATGGGCGGTGCGGATGCCAGATCATGGAAACGCGATCCCCGTTGCAATTTGCACGCTGACAGGAGCCCCCATTTAA
- a CDS encoding nucleotide-binding domain-containing protein: protein MIQSITAQWPHSNPRGYTKWFRSRMAINYRQIRAAMALEAQANVEEIPSYAVKTPLQQAVQILKRHRDVMFAGRPEHKPISVIITTLAGLSYFGERTAVEAVLGILQRMESHISFDPAGNVRICNPTDPQENFADRWQNAPEKRASFYAWLRKVREDISIIAAQQNPQRIVEAASQSFGERQARAASGGAGRRSTSLARIYGAAVNLFAAAHKQSAPWPKGQVGSVSISKVTWTGQGFSRPMRLHSNGQPLVKGASLSFQVTTDIPQPYEVYWQVVNTGAEATAAGKLRGGFDQGKVERGDITHKEDAAYVGSHTIECFIVKNRHLAARSGAFVVNVK, encoded by the coding sequence GTGATTCAGTCCATTACCGCGCAATGGCCACATTCCAATCCTAGGGGCTATACCAAGTGGTTTCGTTCAAGGATGGCGATTAACTATCGTCAAATCAGAGCCGCCATGGCCCTAGAGGCCCAAGCCAACGTTGAAGAAATCCCGTCGTACGCAGTCAAGACTCCACTACAACAAGCGGTGCAGATTCTAAAGCGGCACCGCGATGTCATGTTCGCGGGAAGGCCTGAGCACAAGCCGATTTCGGTCATTATTACAACGCTGGCTGGCCTGTCCTACTTTGGCGAAAGAACTGCCGTAGAAGCCGTATTAGGAATTCTCCAAAGGATGGAGTCACACATTTCCTTTGATCCGGCGGGCAATGTGCGGATCTGCAATCCTACAGATCCGCAAGAAAATTTTGCTGATCGTTGGCAAAATGCGCCGGAGAAGCGCGCAAGCTTTTATGCCTGGCTTCGCAAAGTCCGCGAAGACATTTCCATAATCGCCGCGCAGCAAAACCCTCAGAGAATTGTCGAGGCAGCTAGCCAGTCGTTCGGCGAACGTCAAGCCCGCGCCGCAAGCGGAGGGGCAGGCAGACGATCGACCAGTCTCGCAAGAATCTATGGTGCTGCCGTTAACCTTTTCGCCGCCGCTCACAAGCAGTCGGCACCGTGGCCCAAAGGACAGGTCGGAAGCGTGTCGATCTCTAAAGTCACATGGACGGGTCAAGGATTTTCCAGGCCCATGCGCTTGCATTCGAACGGCCAGCCGCTAGTCAAAGGGGCTTCCTTGAGTTTTCAAGTGACAACTGACATACCGCAACCATATGAAGTGTACTGGCAGGTCGTAAATACGGGGGCCGAAGCTACTGCTGCGGGAAAACTCCGAGGAGGATTCGACCAAGGCAAGGTGGAGCGCGGGGACATTACTCATAAAGAAGACGCCGCGTATGTTGGATCACACACCATAGAGTGTTTTATCGTCAAGAACCGCCATTTGGCAGCACGCAGCGGCGCTTTTGTCGTTAATGTTAAGTAG
- a CDS encoding IS3 family transposase (programmed frameshift) produces the protein MKKSNSYSPEVRERAVRMVLENVNDYPSEWAAIESIAPKIGCVPQTLHSWVRKYQTDLGRKPGQTTEERERIKALERENRELRKANEILRLASAYFCPGGARPLQQTLNAFVDEYRDQYGVESICRVIQIAPSGYYLHAAKARQPELRSARAKQDELLSDEIQRVWDDNMQCYGVVKVWKQLKREGIDIARCTVQRLMRQLGLQGVRRGLVIRTTTPDGSVICPLDMVQRQFHADRPNQLWVSDFTYVSTWQGWLYVAFVIDVFARRIVGWRVSNRMRTDFVLDALKQALHARQPSRMDGLIHHSDRGSQYVSIRYTERLAEAGIEPSVGSKGDSYDNALAETINGLYKAELIYRQSWRSREAVEIATLKWVHWYNHQRLLSSIGYIPPAEAEANFYQQQSGQAMAA, from the exons ATGAAAAAATCCAACAGCTACTCCCCAGAAGTCCGTGAACGCGCCGTGCGCATGGTTCTGGAGAACGTGAACGACTACCCATCCGAATGGGCAGCGATCGAATCCATTGCGCCCAAGATCGGTTGTGTTCCGCAAACGCTGCACAGCTGGGTGCGCAAGTATCAAACTGACCTGGGGCGCAAGCCCGGGCAGACCACTGAGGAACGGGAGCGGATCAAGGCGCTGGAACGCGAGAACCGGGAACTGCGCAAAGCGAACGAGATTCTGCGCCTGGCCAGTGCGTATT TTTGCCCAGGCGGAGCTCGACCGCTGCAACAAACCCTGAACGCTTTTGTCGACGAGTACCGGGACCAGTACGGAGTCGAGTCGATCTGTCGCGTTATCCAGATCGCTCCGTCCGGTTACTACCTGCATGCCGCCAAAGCCCGTCAACCCGAACTGCGAAGCGCCCGTGCCAAGCAGGACGAGCTGTTGAGCGATGAAATCCAACGCGTCTGGGATGACAATATGCAGTGCTATGGCGTCGTGAAAGTCTGGAAGCAGCTCAAGCGGGAGGGCATTGATATTGCTCGATGCACGGTACAGCGGCTGATGCGTCAGCTGGGCCTGCAGGGTGTTCGTCGCGGTCTTGTGATCCGTACCACGACGCCTGATGGAAGCGTGATCTGTCCGCTGGATATGGTCCAGCGACAGTTCCATGCGGATCGACCCAATCAGCTATGGGTGTCCGACTTTACTTATGTTTCAACGTGGCAAGGCTGGCTCTACGTCGCCTTCGTGATCGATGTCTTTGCCCGGCGAATCGTTGGCTGGCGGGTGAGCAACAGGATGCGAACAGACTTCGTTCTGGATGCCCTGAAGCAAGCGCTGCACGCTCGACAGCCGAGCCGCATGGACGGCCTAATACACCATAGCGACAGGGGTAGCCAATACGTCTCCATCCGATACACGGAGCGTCTCGCTGAGGCCGGCATAGAGCCCTCTGTAGGCAGCAAAGGCGATAGCTATGACAACGCTTTGGCTGAAACCATCAACGGGTTATACAAAGCGGAGCTGATCTATCGGCAGTCCTGGCGTAGTCGCGAAGCCGTGGAAATCGCCACTTTAAAATGGGTTCACTGGTACAACCACCAGCGGTTGCTGAGCTCGATTGGGTATATACCCCCGGCAGAAGCTGAGGCAAACTTCTACCAGCAACAATCCGGTCAGGCCATGGCGGCCTGA